The genomic region AAACCCGGCTCTTCATGAGCCGGGTTTGTCTTTTACCATGAAATGCCGTAGAATAGAGAATCATGTCTAGATGTGGAGGAAACACAATATGCGTCAGAACCGAATGATCCTTCCCACCCTCCGAGAGGTTCCGAAGGAAGCCGAAGTTATCAGTCACAAATTAATGCTGCGTGCCGGACTGGTTCGCCAGCTGGCAGCGGGCGTGTATACATATCTGCCACTCGGCCTGCGAGTGCTCAAGAAAGTCGAAAACATCGTGCGTGAAGAGATGAACAAATCCGGCGCACAAGAGTTGATGATGTCCGTTCTCCAACCGGCGGAAGTTTGGCACAACACCGGTCGCTGGGACGACTACGGCCCGGAATTGGTGCGCCTCAAGGACCGTCACGACCGCGATTTCGTTCTCGGCCCGACCCACGAGGAAGTCATCACCGCGCTGATCAAGGATGAGATCAACTCCTACAAGAAACTCCCGATCAACGTCTACCAGATCCAAACCAAGTTCCGTGACGAGCGCCGCCCGCGCTTTGGCTTGATGCGCGGCCGTGAATTCCTGATGAAGGACGCGTACTCGTTCCACACCTCTTGGGAAAGTCTGAACGAGACCTACGATCAAATGTACAAAACCTACAACTCGATTTTCTCCCGTCTGGGTCTGAACTTCCGCCCGGTCGAAGCAAACGCAGGGGCAATCGGCGGTTCCGGCCGTAACCACGAGTTCATGGTGCTGGCAGACGTCGGCGAAGACACCATCGCAACGTGTACGCACTGTGACTACGCGGCGAACTTGGAGCAAGCCACCGCTCACCTTGAGTACGCGGCGGCGGGCGTCGCGCCGTCGGCGGATGCGCCCGTTTTTGAAAAAATCCACACCCCGAACACCAAGACGATCGACCAACTCGTCTCCTCGCTGGGTGTAGAAGCAAGCTCGTTCTTCAAGACCTTGCTCTACATCATCGACGGCAAAACGGTCGCTGTCGTCGTCCG from Tumebacillus amylolyticus harbors:
- a CDS encoding proline--tRNA ligase; this encodes MRQNRMILPTLREVPKEAEVISHKLMLRAGLVRQLAAGVYTYLPLGLRVLKKVENIVREEMNKSGAQELMMSVLQPAEVWHNTGRWDDYGPELVRLKDRHDRDFVLGPTHEEVITALIKDEINSYKKLPINVYQIQTKFRDERRPRFGLMRGREFLMKDAYSFHTSWESLNETYDQMYKTYNSIFSRLGLNFRPVEANAGAIGGSGRNHEFMVLADVGEDTIATCTHCDYAANLEQATAHLEYAAAGVAPSADAPVFEKIHTPNTKTIDQLVSSLGVEASSFFKTLLYIIDGKTVAVVVRGDHEVNELKLKGLFDAKSVELADDATIERVTGAPTGFIGPVGLKGVEVIVDEAIANAGAGFAGANERDYHLQNVVPSRDFAAGRVADVRNVLEGDTCPKCKEGKIEFYRGIECGHIFELGTKYSVPVGATYLDENQKAQTMIMGCYGIGVSRIMSAVLEQSNDDNGIIWPMPIAPFQVHLIPVNVKDETQVKVAEQLYARLQQQGVEVLLDDRDERAGVKFKDSDLIGLPVRVTVGKKAEEGIVEFKVRKTGESQELTLEQAFEEILGLVLGH